One segment of Capnocytophaga sp. oral taxon 878 DNA contains the following:
- the sppA gene encoding signal peptide peptidase SppA translates to MNFPKTLLATILGFFISMGICFIIFLIFISVMVSSLMTSTKGDEIVVNNNSVLELSFSEPLVDYGERINFKDFDYTSESFNGLNTTLKAIEKAKTDSHIKGIYLKSTGNIGGLAFAQELRNALDDFKTSGKFVLAYNDDISQLDYYLQSVADKVYMSPLGSLSLRGLSSEVLFFKGLQEKTGVQMEVIRHGKYKSAVEPFLDNKMSDSNRLQTTELLNSMWSIIATDISQSRNIPLDKFNEIVTNLNGRTAELAKENGLIDDILFRDEFEQIICDKVGVGTVDEVDFINIEDYAEAVLKKYTSKQSKNKIAVIYAEGDIVQGEGRAEVIGNETIIRALRKAADNDDVKAIVLRVNSPGGDALASELMHREIEVTKRKKKVYVSMGNYAASGGYYMACNADRIFAQAGTITGSIGVFGVVPNVSTLANNWGITAETVSTHPKAQWYSIYQKPTDQFKKEVTESVEQVYKVFLDRVAEGRGKTPAQIDSVAQGRVWSGKQALAIGLVDELGSLNDAIAYAAKDNGLSDYRTVSYPVFEMDFKEIFQRFGMNLQQKAFRQQIGTEAYGLYQKIQHIAQQRGVQARLEYDLKIK, encoded by the coding sequence ATGAATTTTCCTAAGACACTTTTAGCAACTATTCTTGGATTTTTTATCTCAATGGGGATATGTTTCATCATCTTCCTTATCTTTATTTCTGTAATGGTGAGCTCATTAATGACCTCGACTAAAGGAGATGAGATAGTGGTGAATAACAATTCGGTATTGGAACTCTCCTTTTCTGAACCACTTGTTGATTATGGTGAGCGTATCAATTTTAAAGATTTTGATTACACATCAGAATCATTTAATGGTTTGAATACAACTCTTAAAGCTATTGAAAAAGCTAAAACTGACAGCCATATAAAAGGTATTTACCTGAAAAGTACAGGTAATATAGGAGGCTTGGCTTTTGCTCAAGAGCTTCGTAATGCTTTAGATGATTTTAAGACCTCGGGTAAATTTGTCTTAGCCTATAATGACGATATTTCTCAGTTAGACTATTACTTACAAAGTGTAGCTGACAAGGTGTATATGAGTCCGCTTGGAAGCCTTAGCTTGCGAGGGCTGTCTTCTGAAGTACTTTTCTTTAAAGGCTTACAAGAAAAAACAGGTGTGCAAATGGAGGTTATTAGGCACGGCAAATACAAAAGCGCTGTAGAGCCTTTCTTAGACAATAAAATGAGTGATAGCAACCGCCTTCAAACTACGGAACTGCTAAATAGTATGTGGAGTATTATTGCGACTGATATATCTCAAAGTCGTAATATACCTCTTGATAAATTCAATGAAATTGTTACTAACCTAAATGGACGTACTGCTGAGCTAGCTAAGGAAAATGGCTTGATAGATGATATCCTATTCCGTGATGAGTTTGAACAAATTATTTGTGATAAGGTAGGTGTAGGTACAGTTGATGAGGTTGATTTTATTAATATAGAAGACTATGCTGAGGCAGTATTGAAAAAATATACCAGCAAGCAATCTAAAAATAAGATAGCAGTTATCTATGCTGAAGGAGATATTGTACAAGGCGAAGGTAGAGCAGAAGTAATAGGTAATGAAACTATTATAAGAGCCTTGCGCAAAGCTGCAGATAATGATGATGTAAAAGCTATTGTTCTTAGGGTAAACTCACCAGGAGGAGATGCTCTTGCTTCTGAACTAATGCACCGTGAAATTGAGGTAACCAAAAGGAAGAAAAAAGTGTATGTATCGATGGGTAACTATGCTGCTTCTGGAGGTTATTATATGGCTTGCAATGCTGACCGTATTTTTGCACAAGCAGGGACTATTACAGGTTCTATAGGTGTATTTGGTGTAGTGCCCAATGTAAGCACACTTGCCAATAACTGGGGAATTACTGCAGAAACAGTAAGTACTCACCCTAAAGCACAATGGTATAGCATATACCAAAAACCTACTGACCAGTTTAAAAAAGAGGTAACCGAATCGGTAGAGCAAGTGTATAAAGTATTTTTAGACCGAGTAGCTGAAGGGCGCGGCAAAACCCCAGCGCAAATTGATTCGGTAGCGCAAGGTAGGGTTTGGAGTGGTAAACAAGCTCTTGCCATTGGCTTGGTGGATGAATTAGGCTCTCTTAATGATGCTATAGCTTATGCTGCCAAAGATAACGGTTTAAGCGATTATCGTACTGTGTCATACCCTGTGTTTGAAATGGATTTTAAAGAGATATTTCAGCGATTTGGTATGAACTTGCAGCAAAAAGCTTTCCGCCAGCAGATAGGGACAGAGGCTTATGGTCTTTATCAAAAGATACAACACATAGCCCAACAACGTGGTGTGCAAGCTCGTTTGGAATACGATTTGAAAATCAAGTAG
- a CDS encoding SIMPL domain-containing protein (The SIMPL domain is named for its presence in mouse protein SIMPL (signalling molecule that associates with mouse pelle-like kinase). Bacterial member BP26, from Brucella, was shown to assemble into a channel-like structure, while YggE from E. coli has been associated with resistance to oxidative stress.), producing the protein MKKNFLIVIFAITTFSFAQVSGNVNYQDKKLMKGLTNSSVDFPINYEMLIGAKGLANIKADAFVAIFSIVQVGKTAEEATQLMNQRITPAIAALKAKNFETFTDMISFVPMYEYEAEKKLFSKRTYNELPIGFELKQNLHIKIKEASELNEIVLLLSNNEIYDLVRMDYYASNLEAVKKELKEKVRAAFSEKVKLYETTLAESFASAEKKLADGFTITAPADQYLTYEAYSSSQLQGKRSGNVIQANKSTTQYFSPIADKDFDVVLHPVIIEPVIQVVYEIKMSINRTNNTNKNKEYLLLSPSGDIKKINLPTP; encoded by the coding sequence ATGAAAAAAAACTTTTTAATTGTTATTTTTGCTATAACTACGTTCTCTTTTGCTCAAGTTTCGGGGAATGTTAATTATCAAGATAAAAAACTTATGAAAGGCCTAACCAATAGTTCGGTTGATTTTCCTATTAACTATGAGATGCTTATAGGAGCTAAAGGGCTTGCTAATATAAAAGCTGATGCTTTTGTGGCAATATTCAGTATAGTGCAAGTAGGTAAAACTGCGGAAGAAGCTACCCAGTTAATGAATCAGCGGATTACTCCAGCTATAGCAGCACTTAAGGCTAAAAACTTTGAAACCTTTACTGATATGATATCTTTTGTGCCTATGTACGAATATGAGGCTGAAAAGAAGCTATTTAGCAAGCGTACTTATAATGAGTTGCCCATAGGCTTTGAGCTAAAGCAGAACTTGCATATCAAAATTAAAGAGGCATCAGAGCTTAATGAGATTGTGCTGCTACTATCCAATAATGAGATTTACGACCTTGTGCGAATGGATTACTATGCTAGTAACCTTGAGGCTGTGAAGAAAGAACTAAAAGAGAAAGTGAGAGCTGCTTTTTCTGAAAAGGTTAAACTTTATGAGACTACTCTTGCTGAGAGTTTTGCTTCTGCTGAAAAGAAACTTGCTGATGGTTTCACAATAACTGCTCCTGCGGATCAGTACCTTACTTATGAAGCTTATAGTAGCAGCCAGTTGCAAGGCAAGCGCTCTGGTAATGTAATACAAGCTAACAAATCGACTACACAGTATTTTAGCCCTATAGCTGATAAAGATTTTGATGTAGTGTTACATCCTGTTATTATAGAGCCTGTAATACAAGTGGTTTATGAAATTAAAATGAGCATTAATCGCACTAATAATACCAATAAAAATAAAGAGTACTTACTGCTTAGCCCTTCGGGTGATATTAAAAAAATTAATCTTCCTACCCCCTAA
- a CDS encoding SMI1/KNR4 family protein, which yields MLKTLEKQYGFTYPSLYHRLYADGMLDMGEVNSLWVEEVYPHLKERPPLFLYSGEFELISPENIGETIEELNGEDSWLGISPDYLFIPFGQTGGGDYYCFWYDKNSPRAEVPVVLLQHDSDEAEVLANSLEDFFFYELLTSVNDIYEEALVVTEGDFGENIASLLGTHLPYIAKEEQRKIIEEIYGRKLREFARELPRFTQTYQGLLSDEELAELLQKYIPVEGEKSFVYTQETEIESTPPRYIDGTLYVRVNPIPAKNDRVYEALKALNWRQNKAVTEGLEYSKKMQLYYNDQYGIPWEEYILGAFKERIEALKKFPNVTVTFEEVSNE from the coding sequence ATGTTAAAGACTTTAGAGAAGCAATATGGTTTTACTTACCCATCACTTTACCATAGGCTTTATGCTGATGGTATGCTTGATATGGGGGAAGTAAATTCGTTATGGGTGGAAGAGGTGTATCCGCACTTGAAGGAGCGTCCGCCGTTATTTTTGTACAGTGGTGAATTTGAGTTGATATCGCCCGAAAATATAGGAGAAACAATTGAGGAGCTAAATGGAGAGGATAGCTGGTTGGGCATCAGTCCGGATTATCTTTTTATTCCGTTTGGGCAAACTGGGGGAGGGGATTATTATTGTTTTTGGTACGATAAAAACAGCCCAAGGGCAGAGGTGCCGGTAGTTTTGTTGCAACACGACTCGGACGAGGCAGAAGTGCTAGCCAATAGCCTTGAAGATTTCTTTTTTTATGAATTGCTTACCTCGGTGAACGATATATACGAGGAGGCATTGGTGGTTACTGAAGGGGACTTTGGGGAGAATATAGCCAGCTTGCTTGGGACACATCTGCCTTATATTGCCAAAGAAGAGCAACGCAAAATTATAGAAGAGATTTACGGCAGAAAGCTGAGAGAGTTTGCACGTGAGTTGCCGCGTTTTACGCAAACCTATCAAGGGTTATTGAGTGATGAGGAATTGGCGGAACTTCTGCAAAAATACATTCCGGTGGAGGGAGAGAAAAGCTTTGTGTACACTCAAGAAACAGAGATAGAAAGCACGCCCCCGCGCTATATAGATGGGACGCTTTATGTACGGGTGAACCCTATTCCTGCCAAAAATGATAGGGTGTATGAGGCGCTGAAAGCTTTGAATTGGAGGCAGAATAAAGCTGTTACCGAAGGCTTGGAGTATAGCAAGAAGATGCAATTGTACTACAATGACCAATATGGTATCCCGTGGGAAGAGTATATTTTAGGAGCTTTTAAGGAGCGTATTGAGGCGCTGAAGAAATTCCCCAATGTGACAGTAACTTTTGAAGAAGTAAGTAATGAATAG
- a CDS encoding RNA 2'-phosphotransferase, with amino-acid sequence MIEKYKKESKFLSLVLRHHPEAIGITLDKHGWAEVGTLIKNMKRKFPVFSLKMLEEIVATDGKQRYAFGEDGAKIRANQGHSLAVELELLPQTPPECLYHGTANRFVESILKTGILKQTRQYVHLSAAIETAIKVGSRHGKPVILKVDTARMHEQGYTFYLSANGVWLTDKVPPKFLEVVGEDRG; translated from the coding sequence ATGATTGAGAAATATAAAAAAGAGAGTAAGTTCCTGAGTTTGGTGTTGCGACACCACCCTGAGGCTATAGGTATTACCCTCGACAAGCACGGTTGGGCTGAGGTGGGTACGCTTATTAAGAATATGAAGCGCAAATTTCCTGTATTCAGCCTTAAAATGTTGGAAGAAATAGTGGCTACTGATGGCAAACAGCGGTATGCTTTTGGTGAGGATGGAGCAAAGATACGCGCCAACCAAGGGCATTCACTTGCTGTGGAATTGGAATTATTACCTCAAACGCCTCCTGAATGTTTGTATCACGGGACGGCTAACAGGTTTGTAGAGAGTATTCTTAAAACGGGGATACTGAAGCAAACGCGCCAGTATGTACACCTTAGTGCGGCTATAGAAACGGCTATTAAAGTGGGGAGCCGGCATGGTAAGCCTGTAATTTTAAAGGTAGATACGGCAAGAATGCACGAGCAGGGGTATACCTTTTACCTGTCGGCTAATGGGGTGTGGCTTACGGATAAAGTGCCGCCGAAGTTCTTGGAGGTGGTAGGAGAGGATAGGGGATAG
- a CDS encoding SMI1/KNR4 family protein — MNREERDFEELSAKLISTTDGSEYHELVRKIVKKYGEKKRKETLLTLIQAVKESEVRHARSFVIARISELVNEDDAEIAPFFYEMIAQGLAYWSFGGLLKVEGEKCYAFLVDYLQNGDDSKENKGSAIIALSEHSGEAFNDNLPSDPAYWQVLPMEKVLEWQAQGYRRKEPQNEFPFLITNPQTDLEKVMAKIEQVLAKEREFWKVNSYQYNNAVLQVPQKQVIEKIKERWRLPAVYLTFLECYSPARETFLKGINLYGANVLIERQCGYAFDSPDEEFFAEWNADWVVIGDEDADPYILDLSKSDGNEAPIYKAPHGAGEWELDKVADSFQSFLEQL, encoded by the coding sequence ATGAATAGAGAAGAGAGAGATTTTGAGGAGCTTTCGGCGAAGCTCATAAGTACTACTGATGGGAGTGAATACCACGAATTGGTAAGAAAAATAGTGAAGAAGTACGGTGAGAAAAAGCGTAAGGAGACCTTGCTTACACTGATACAAGCTGTAAAAGAAAGCGAAGTAAGGCACGCCCGTAGCTTTGTGATAGCACGTATCTCGGAACTTGTGAATGAAGATGATGCTGAAATAGCGCCTTTTTTCTATGAAATGATAGCCCAAGGGTTGGCTTATTGGTCTTTTGGCGGTCTGCTGAAAGTAGAAGGGGAAAAGTGTTATGCTTTTTTGGTAGATTATTTGCAAAATGGGGATGATAGTAAAGAAAATAAAGGTAGTGCTATCATAGCCTTGTCTGAACACAGTGGAGAGGCTTTTAATGATAATCTCCCATCGGACCCTGCTTATTGGCAAGTGCTGCCTATGGAAAAAGTGCTTGAATGGCAGGCGCAAGGCTATAGGAGGAAGGAACCACAAAATGAGTTTCCGTTTTTGATAACCAATCCGCAGACAGACTTGGAGAAGGTGATGGCAAAAATAGAGCAGGTATTGGCGAAAGAAAGGGAGTTTTGGAAGGTAAATTCGTATCAGTACAACAATGCTGTCCTACAAGTGCCCCAGAAGCAAGTTATTGAGAAGATTAAAGAACGCTGGAGGTTACCTGCTGTTTACTTAACTTTTTTAGAATGTTACTCGCCTGCTAGAGAGACTTTTCTTAAGGGCATCAATCTGTATGGTGCGAATGTGCTTATAGAGCGCCAATGTGGTTATGCCTTTGATAGTCCTGATGAAGAGTTTTTTGCTGAGTGGAATGCCGATTGGGTAGTAATAGGGGATGAAGATGCAGACCCTTATATACTTGATCTTTCAAAAAGTGATGGTAATGAAGCGCCCATCTATAAAGCGCCTCACGGTGCAGGAGAATGGGAACTGGATAAGGTAGCAGATAGTTTTCAGTCATTTTTGGAGCAACTGTGA
- a CDS encoding RNA methyltransferase produces MKEITSTQNPLIKKIALLTEKSRERKKQSLGVVEGAREIRIALQGGYTVTTLLYYPDIFTEKQLKELLNYTHQTPEVIALSKEVYEKLTYRTSTEGVIALVQTKTHTLQDLTFANECPLVLVAEAPEKPGNIGALLRTADAAHIDAVIIANPKTDLYNPNIVRSSVGCVFTVPIATGTTDEVLSFLKERNINIYCAALTASKPYYEVPFHQPSAIVVGTEDEGLTEQWLRHSTQNIIIPMEGVIDSMNVSVAAAVIIFEAKRMRLMAKCI; encoded by the coding sequence ATGAAAGAAATTACTAGTACACAAAATCCTCTTATTAAAAAAATTGCTCTTCTTACTGAAAAATCACGTGAACGCAAAAAACAATCTCTTGGTGTAGTGGAAGGAGCACGTGAAATACGCATTGCCCTACAAGGGGGGTATACTGTAACAACTCTGTTATATTATCCTGATATATTTACAGAGAAACAACTTAAAGAACTTCTGAACTACACACATCAGACTCCTGAAGTAATAGCACTATCAAAGGAAGTGTATGAGAAGCTGACTTATCGGACTTCAACTGAAGGGGTAATAGCTCTTGTTCAAACCAAAACGCACACGCTGCAAGATCTTACATTTGCAAATGAGTGTCCGTTGGTGTTAGTGGCTGAAGCTCCTGAGAAACCAGGTAATATAGGCGCTCTTCTTCGTACTGCTGATGCAGCCCATATTGATGCTGTAATTATTGCCAACCCAAAAACAGACCTCTATAATCCGAATATAGTGCGCTCCAGTGTGGGGTGTGTGTTCACGGTGCCTATTGCTACAGGTACTACTGATGAGGTGTTGTCGTTTCTGAAAGAAAGAAATATTAATATTTATTGTGCGGCTCTTACGGCATCAAAACCTTATTATGAGGTGCCTTTTCACCAGCCAAGCGCCATAGTAGTAGGTACGGAAGATGAAGGGCTAACGGAGCAGTGGTTGCGCCATAGTACCCAGAATATTATTATCCCTATGGAGGGTGTAATTGACTCAATGAACGTATCGGTAGCGGCAGCTGTAATTATTTTTGAGGCAAAAAGAATGAGATTAATGGCTAAGTGTATTTAA